Proteins encoded by one window of Arabidopsis thaliana chromosome 2, partial sequence:
- the PTI1-4 gene encoding Protein kinase superfamily protein (Protein kinase superfamily protein; FUNCTIONS IN: protein serine/threonine kinase activity, protein kinase activity, kinase activity, ATP binding; INVOLVED IN: protein amino acid phosphorylation; EXPRESSED IN: 22 plant structures; EXPRESSED DURING: 13 growth stages; CONTAINS InterPro DOMAIN/s: Protein kinase, catalytic domain (InterPro:IPR000719), Serine-threonine/tyrosine-protein kinase (InterPro:IPR001245), Protein kinase-like domain (InterPro:IPR011009), Serine/threonine-protein kinase, active site (InterPro:IPR008271); BEST Arabidopsis thaliana protein match is: Protein kinase superfamily protein (TAIR:AT3G62220.1); Has 35333 Blast hits to 34131 proteins in 2444 species: Archae - 798; Bacteria - 22429; Metazoa - 974; Fungi - 991; Plants - 531; Viruses - 0; Other Eukaryotes - 9610 (source: NCBI BLink).), whose product MICLQRLKSWILTNSLTMNSLLRLKHDNFVQLLGYCVDGNSRILSYEFANNGSLHDILHGRKGVKGAQPGPVLSWYQRVKIAVGAARGLEYLHEKANPHIIHRDIKSSNVLLFEDDVAKIADFDLSNQAPDMAARLHSTRVLGTFGYHAPEYAMTGQLNAKSDVYSFGVVLLELLTGRKPVDHRLPRGQQSLVTWATPKLSEDKVKQCVDARLGGDYPPKAVAKLAAVAALCVQYEADFRPNMSIVVKALQPLLNARAVAPGEGVH is encoded by the exons ATGATCTGCCTTCAGCGATTAAAAAGTTGGATTCTAACAAACAGCCTGACAATGAATTCCTTGCTCAG GCTTAAACATGATAACTTTGTTCAACTTCTTGGCTACTGTGTTGATGGGAATTCACGGATACTTTCTTATGAATTTGCCAATAATGGATCTCTTCATGATATTCTTCATG GGAGAAAAGGTGTGAAAGGAGCACAGCCAGGTCCTGTCTTGTCGTGGTATCAACGAGTCAAAATTGCAGTTGGAGCTGCAAGAGGCCTTGAGTACTTGCATGAAAAAGCTAATCCTCACATCATTCACCGTGACATTAAATCCAGCAATGTCCTCCTCTTTGAAGATGATGTTGCCAAAATTGCTGACTTTGATCTCTCTAATCAAGCTCCTGATATGGCAGCTCGCCTTCATTCCACCCGAGTTCTTGGGACTTTTGGTTACCATGCCCCTGA ATATGCAATGACCGGGCAGTTAAATGCCAAGAGTGATGTCTACAGCTTTGGAGTTGTCTTACTCGAACTTCTTACAGGTCGAAAGCCTGTTGATCATAGACTACCCAGAGGCCAGCAAAGTTTAGTCACATGG GCTACACCTAAACTGAGTGAAGACAAGGTTAAACAATGCGTTGATGCAAGACTCGGTGGCGATTACCCTCCAAAAGCTGTTGCTAAG TTAGCCGCGGTTGCTGCGTTGTGTGTGCAATATGAAGCAGATTTTAGGCCGAATATGAGTATCGTTGTCAAAGCTCTTCAACCTTTGTTGAATGCTCGAGCCGTAGCTCCAGGGGAAGGAGTACATTAG
- the PTI1-4 gene encoding Protein kinase superfamily protein (Protein kinase superfamily protein; FUNCTIONS IN: protein serine/threonine kinase activity, protein kinase activity, kinase activity, ATP binding; INVOLVED IN: protein amino acid phosphorylation; EXPRESSED IN: 22 plant structures; EXPRESSED DURING: 13 growth stages; CONTAINS InterPro DOMAIN/s: Protein kinase, ATP binding site (InterPro:IPR017441), Protein kinase, catalytic domain (InterPro:IPR000719), Serine/threonine-protein kinase domain (InterPro:IPR002290), Tyrosine-protein kinase, catalytic domain (InterPro:IPR020635), Serine/threonine-protein kinase-like domain (InterPro:IPR017442), Protein kinase-like domain (InterPro:IPR011009), Serine/threonine-protein kinase, active site (InterPro:IPR008271); BEST Arabidopsis thaliana protein match is: Protein kinase superfamily protein (TAIR:AT3G62220.1).), translating into MSCFGCCGEDDDMHKTADYGGRHNQAKHFPPGNDARHHQASETAQKGPPVVKLQPIEVPIIPFSELKEATDDFGSNSLIGEGSYGRVYYGVLNNDLPSAIKKLDSNKQPDNEFLAQVSMVSRLKHDNFVQLLGYCVDGNSRILSYEFANNGSLHDILHGRKGVKGAQPGPVLSWYQRVKIAVGAARGLEYLHEKANPHIIHRDIKSSNVLLFEDDVAKIADFDLSNQAPDMAARLHSTRVLGTFGYHAPEYAMTGQLNAKSDVYSFGVVLLELLTGRKPVDHRLPRGQQSLVTWVLINFSLSDHIFYLHIYSMIINHVNCYL; encoded by the exons atgagttGCTTTGGGTGTTGTGGGGAGGATGATGATATGCATAAAACTGCTGATTATGGAGGTCGTCATAACCAAGCCAAACACTTTCCTCCAG GAAATGATGCAAGGCACCACCAAGCCTCTGAAACTGCACAGAAGGGTCCTCCAGTTGTGAAGTTGCAGCCTATTGAAGTACCTATTATCCCTTTTAGTGAACTCAAAGAAGCAACTGATGATTTTGGATCGAATTCTCTCATCGGTGAAGGCTCTTATGGAAGAGTATACTACGGGGTATTAAACAATGATCTGCCTTCAGCGATTAAAAAGTTGGATTCTAACAAACAGCCTGACAATGAATTCCTTGCTCAG GTTTCCATGGTTTCTAGGCTTAAACATGATAACTTTGTTCAACTTCTTGGCTACTGTGTTGATGGGAATTCACGGATACTTTCTTATGAATTTGCCAATAATGGATCTCTTCATGATATTCTTCATG GGAGAAAAGGTGTGAAAGGAGCACAGCCAGGTCCTGTCTTGTCGTGGTATCAACGAGTCAAAATTGCAGTTGGAGCTGCAAGAGGCCTTGAGTACTTGCATGAAAAAGCTAATCCTCACATCATTCACCGTGACATTAAATCCAGCAATGTCCTCCTCTTTGAAGATGATGTTGCCAAAATTGCTGACTTTGATCTCTCTAATCAAGCTCCTGATATGGCAGCTCGCCTTCATTCCACCCGAGTTCTTGGGACTTTTGGTTACCATGCCCCTGA ATATGCAATGACCGGGCAGTTAAATGCCAAGAGTGATGTCTACAGCTTTGGAGTTGTCTTACTCGAACTTCTTACAGGTCGAAAGCCTGTTGATCATAGACTACCCAGAGGCCAGCAAAGTTTAGTCACATGGGTACTAATTAATTTCTCTCTATCCGATCACATCTTttatcttcatatatatagcatGATCATCAACCATGTAAACTGTTACTTATGA
- the PTI1-4 gene encoding Protein kinase superfamily protein (Protein kinase superfamily protein; FUNCTIONS IN: protein serine/threonine kinase activity, protein kinase activity, kinase activity, ATP binding; INVOLVED IN: protein amino acid phosphorylation; EXPRESSED IN: 22 plant structures; EXPRESSED DURING: 13 growth stages; CONTAINS InterPro DOMAIN/s: Protein kinase, ATP binding site (InterPro:IPR017441), Serine/threonine-protein kinase domain (InterPro:IPR002290), Serine-threonine/tyrosine-protein kinase (InterPro:IPR001245), Protein kinase-like domain (InterPro:IPR011009), Serine/threonine-protein kinase, active site (InterPro:IPR008271), Protein kinase, catalytic domain (InterPro:IPR000719), Tyrosine-protein kinase, catalytic domain (InterPro:IPR020635); BEST Arabidopsis thaliana protein match is: Protein kinase superfamily protein (TAIR:AT3G62220.1); Has 112106 Blast hits to 110861 proteins in 4523 species: Archae - 111; Bacteria - 13175; Metazoa - 41722; Fungi - 8890; Plants - 31792; Viruses - 347; Other Eukaryotes - 16069 (source: NCBI BLink).), translating to MSCFGCCGEDDDMHKTADYGGRHNQAKHFPPGNDARHHQASETAQKGPPVVKLQPIEVPIIPFSELKEATDDFGSNSLIGEGSYGRVYYGVLNNDLPSAIKKLDSNKQPDNEFLAQVSMVSRLKHDNFVQLLGYCVDGNSRILSYEFANNGSLHDILHGRKGVKGAQPGPVLSWYQRVKIAVGAARGLEYLHEKANPHIIHRDIKSSNVLLFEDDVAKIADFDLSNQAPDMAARLHSTRVLGTFGYHAPEYAMTGQLNAKSDVYSFGVVLLELLTGRKPVDHRLPRGQQSLVTWATPKLSEDKVKQCVDARLGGDYPPKAVAKLAAVAALCVQYEADFRPNMSIVVKALQPLLNARAVAPGEGVH from the exons atgagttGCTTTGGGTGTTGTGGGGAGGATGATGATATGCATAAAACTGCTGATTATGGAGGTCGTCATAACCAAGCCAAACACTTTCCTCCAG GAAATGATGCAAGGCACCACCAAGCCTCTGAAACTGCACAGAAGGGTCCTCCAGTTGTGAAGTTGCAGCCTATTGAAGTACCTATTATCCCTTTTAGTGAACTCAAAGAAGCAACTGATGATTTTGGATCGAATTCTCTCATCGGTGAAGGCTCTTATGGAAGAGTATACTACGGGGTATTAAACAATGATCTGCCTTCAGCGATTAAAAAGTTGGATTCTAACAAACAGCCTGACAATGAATTCCTTGCTCAG GTTTCCATGGTTTCTAGGCTTAAACATGATAACTTTGTTCAACTTCTTGGCTACTGTGTTGATGGGAATTCACGGATACTTTCTTATGAATTTGCCAATAATGGATCTCTTCATGATATTCTTCATG GGAGAAAAGGTGTGAAAGGAGCACAGCCAGGTCCTGTCTTGTCGTGGTATCAACGAGTCAAAATTGCAGTTGGAGCTGCAAGAGGCCTTGAGTACTTGCATGAAAAAGCTAATCCTCACATCATTCACCGTGACATTAAATCCAGCAATGTCCTCCTCTTTGAAGATGATGTTGCCAAAATTGCTGACTTTGATCTCTCTAATCAAGCTCCTGATATGGCAGCTCGCCTTCATTCCACCCGAGTTCTTGGGACTTTTGGTTACCATGCCCCTGA ATATGCAATGACCGGGCAGTTAAATGCCAAGAGTGATGTCTACAGCTTTGGAGTTGTCTTACTCGAACTTCTTACAGGTCGAAAGCCTGTTGATCATAGACTACCCAGAGGCCAGCAAAGTTTAGTCACATGG GCTACACCTAAACTGAGTGAAGACAAGGTTAAACAATGCGTTGATGCAAGACTCGGTGGCGATTACCCTCCAAAAGCTGTTGCTAAG TTAGCCGCGGTTGCTGCGTTGTGTGTGCAATATGAAGCAGATTTTAGGCCGAATATGAGTATCGTTGTCAAAGCTCTTCAACCTTTGTTGAATGCTCGAGCCGTAGCTCCAGGGGAAGGAGTACATTAG
- the PTI1-4 gene encoding Protein kinase superfamily protein yields MVSRLKHDNFVQLLGYCVDGNSRILSYEFANNGSLHDILHGRKGVKGAQPGPVLSWYQRVKIAVGAARGLEYLHEKANPHIIHRDIKSSNVLLFEDDVAKIADFDLSNQAPDMAARLHSTRVLGTFGYHAPEYAMTGQLNAKSDVYSFGVVLLELLTGRKPVDHRLPRGQQSLVTWATPKLSEDKVKQCVDARLGGDYPPKAVAKLAAVAALCVQYEADFRPNMSIVVKALQPLLNARAVAPGEGVH; encoded by the exons ATGGTTTCTAGGCTTAAACATGATAACTTTGTTCAACTTCTTGGCTACTGTGTTGATGGGAATTCACGGATACTTTCTTATGAATTTGCCAATAATGGATCTCTTCATGATATTCTTCATG GGAGAAAAGGTGTGAAAGGAGCACAGCCAGGTCCTGTCTTGTCGTGGTATCAACGAGTCAAAATTGCAGTTGGAGCTGCAAGAGGCCTTGAGTACTTGCATGAAAAAGCTAATCCTCACATCATTCACCGTGACATTAAATCCAGCAATGTCCTCCTCTTTGAAGATGATGTTGCCAAAATTGCTGACTTTGATCTCTCTAATCAAGCTCCTGATATGGCAGCTCGCCTTCATTCCACCCGAGTTCTTGGGACTTTTGGTTACCATGCCCCTGA ATATGCAATGACCGGGCAGTTAAATGCCAAGAGTGATGTCTACAGCTTTGGAGTTGTCTTACTCGAACTTCTTACAGGTCGAAAGCCTGTTGATCATAGACTACCCAGAGGCCAGCAAAGTTTAGTCACATGG GCTACACCTAAACTGAGTGAAGACAAGGTTAAACAATGCGTTGATGCAAGACTCGGTGGCGATTACCCTCCAAAAGCTGTTGCTAAG TTAGCCGCGGTTGCTGCGTTGTGTGTGCAATATGAAGCAGATTTTAGGCCGAATATGAGTATCGTTGTCAAAGCTCTTCAACCTTTGTTGAATGCTCGAGCCGTAGCTCCAGGGGAAGGAGTACATTAG
- the PTI1-4 gene encoding Protein kinase superfamily protein (Protein kinase superfamily protein; FUNCTIONS IN: protein serine/threonine kinase activity, protein kinase activity, kinase activity, ATP binding; INVOLVED IN: protein amino acid phosphorylation; EXPRESSED IN: 22 plant structures; EXPRESSED DURING: 13 growth stages; CONTAINS InterPro DOMAIN/s: Protein kinase, ATP binding site (InterPro:IPR017441), Protein kinase, catalytic domain (InterPro:IPR000719), Serine/threonine-protein kinase-like domain (InterPro:IPR017442), Protein kinase-like domain (InterPro:IPR011009), Serine/threonine-protein kinase, active site (InterPro:IPR008271); BEST Arabidopsis thaliana protein match is: Protein kinase superfamily protein (TAIR:AT3G62220.1); Has 35333 Blast hits to 34131 proteins in 2444 species: Archae - 798; Bacteria - 22429; Metazoa - 974; Fungi - 991; Plants - 531; Viruses - 0; Other Eukaryotes - 9610 (source: NCBI BLink).) — protein sequence MSCFGCCGEDDDMHKTADYGGRHNQAKHFPPGNDARHHQASETAQKGPPVVKLQPIEVPIIPFSELKEATDDFGSNSLIGEGSYGRVYYGVLNNDLPSAIKKLDSNKQPDNEFLAQVSMVSRLKHDNFVQLLGYCVDGNSRILSYEFANNGSLHDILHGRKGVKGAQPGPVLSWYQRVKIAVGAARGLEYLHEKANPHIIHRDIKSSNVLLFEDDVAKIADFDLSNQAPDMAARLHSTRVLGTFGYHAPEYAMTGQLNAKSDVYSFGVVLLELLTGRKPVDHRLPRGQQSLVTWATPKLSEDKVKQCVDARLGGDYPPKAVAKVRNQTFHNLRLCLRFRLHSLFLTSSYGDDDSQLAAVAALCVQYEADFRPNMSIVVKALQPLLNARAVAPGEGVH from the exons atgagttGCTTTGGGTGTTGTGGGGAGGATGATGATATGCATAAAACTGCTGATTATGGAGGTCGTCATAACCAAGCCAAACACTTTCCTCCAG GAAATGATGCAAGGCACCACCAAGCCTCTGAAACTGCACAGAAGGGTCCTCCAGTTGTGAAGTTGCAGCCTATTGAAGTACCTATTATCCCTTTTAGTGAACTCAAAGAAGCAACTGATGATTTTGGATCGAATTCTCTCATCGGTGAAGGCTCTTATGGAAGAGTATACTACGGGGTATTAAACAATGATCTGCCTTCAGCGATTAAAAAGTTGGATTCTAACAAACAGCCTGACAATGAATTCCTTGCTCAG GTTTCCATGGTTTCTAGGCTTAAACATGATAACTTTGTTCAACTTCTTGGCTACTGTGTTGATGGGAATTCACGGATACTTTCTTATGAATTTGCCAATAATGGATCTCTTCATGATATTCTTCATG GGAGAAAAGGTGTGAAAGGAGCACAGCCAGGTCCTGTCTTGTCGTGGTATCAACGAGTCAAAATTGCAGTTGGAGCTGCAAGAGGCCTTGAGTACTTGCATGAAAAAGCTAATCCTCACATCATTCACCGTGACATTAAATCCAGCAATGTCCTCCTCTTTGAAGATGATGTTGCCAAAATTGCTGACTTTGATCTCTCTAATCAAGCTCCTGATATGGCAGCTCGCCTTCATTCCACCCGAGTTCTTGGGACTTTTGGTTACCATGCCCCTGA ATATGCAATGACCGGGCAGTTAAATGCCAAGAGTGATGTCTACAGCTTTGGAGTTGTCTTACTCGAACTTCTTACAGGTCGAAAGCCTGTTGATCATAGACTACCCAGAGGCCAGCAAAGTTTAGTCACATGG GCTACACCTAAACTGAGTGAAGACAAGGTTAAACAATGCGTTGATGCAAGACTCGGTGGCGATTACCCTCCAAAAGCTGTTGCTAAGGTAAGAAACCAAACTTTTCATAACCTCAGATTGTGTTTACGTTTTAGACTGCATTCATTGTTCTTAACCTCAAGttatggtgatgatgattcgCAGTTAGCCGCGGTTGCTGCGTTGTGTGTGCAATATGAAGCAGATTTTAGGCCGAATATGAGTATCGTTGTCAAAGCTCTTCAACCTTTGTTGAATGCTCGAGCCGTAGCTCCAGGGGAAGGAGTACATTAG